One stretch of Dokdonia sp. Hel_I_53 DNA includes these proteins:
- a CDS encoding PA14 domain-containing protein has translation MRKITLNTFLIKPLLVVLFFLAQVSGTAQTTRATYEDQFNTVSYLNDDGVIPFSSQWFEDNENTNPQTDPTTGRIQVVGGQLRFRNLDDRSIYRFLDLSWVPPTATVTLTFDYDALNRGNEGIDVWLFNNSTGNYDLVSAINTNTTGSRSITLTPGQISSNSEIWFFPDDTNWQNNDEIFIDNVKFTITDTEQDACASVPASISNPDGDAVSEVCTNTYDLDEDNDGILDSDEFGICNNSSSVLDWSANYTSGGAARQLGDDPVVVNPTATADGVNVYLSRTVSSNIDGFVYKINDEYSSGAYTLFQEAKNGGSSSHTFEFSQPVYNLGFTVFDVDRDAGNTTFIDEIRIILTEHDGSTHTLSAAEYTTNGQTYTSPNTFEGTTASLNQSFSLNGVQAWISKMEIIYSNLSTAPASRQNQAAAISDFTFCKAVDTDGDGTPDYLDTDSDNDGCADAVEANGNFTTSDLTSSNNLADTNEGTVNSNGVPTNTGSPQTTNSDVITNGPDADNDGIADACDPFVDMDSDQDGVFDIADLDDDNDGILDTEELSCNESLTYEYYDGTPSGNTVNNIPSSGADETGTFPSLDVDALIASIGATNDTYGLRFKGYFNITTAGTYTFYLSSDDGSKLSIDSAQIVINDGLHAVTTVAGNKYLEAGLHAIEILFFENTGGESLQVEYELPSTIARQNVPFSNLYCFLDSDNDGTPDHLDTDSDNDGCPDAVEGDENVQLSQLSAERIPGAVDADGVPNAVNSGGASDVGGDQGQGSTSDVITPLNAGVLSGGSEVCVEDTLQLSSNGDAGGSWSSSDDAIATINSSGLVSGIDAGSVTITYTVGSGGCEDSSTIDILVNALPTAATVSSNSPVCSGDAAVFTIGGDAGDVVSYTIDGGAVTTATIEADGDVDVTITGVTIDTRIDLTNVNDGTCDRDLTVSTTVTVNTLPAVPTVVVTSEDCTQDASNVVSNYDTNLTYSSTPAGLVVGAGGVITGGTTGTSYTITAENAATCESVSSSFTYDGDTQLAAPVVPTVVVTSEDCTQDASNVVSNYDTNLTYSSTPAGLVVGAGGVITGGTTGTSYTITAENAATCESVSSSFTYDGDTQLAAPAVPTVVVTSEDCTQDASNVVSNYDTNLTYSSTPAGLVVGAGGVITGGTTDTSYTITAENAATCESVSSSFTYDGDTQLAAPAVPTVVVTSEDCTQDASNVVSNYDTNLTYSSTPTGLVVGAGGVITGGTTGTSYTITAENAATCESVSSSFTYDGDTQLAAPAVPTVVVTSEDCTQDASNVVSNYDANLTYSSTPTGLVVGAGGVITGGTTGTSYTITAENAATCESVSSSFTYDGDTQLAAPAVPTVVVTSEDCTQDASNVVSNYDANLTYSSTPTGLVVGAGGVITGGTTGTSYTITAENAATCESVSSSFTYDGDTQLAAPAVPTVVVTSEDCTQDASNVVSNYDTNLTYSSTPAGLVVGAGGVITGGTTGTSYTITAENAATCESVSSSFTYDGDTQLAAPAVPTVVVTSEDCTQDASNVVSNYDANLTYSSTPTGLVVGAGGVITGGTTGTSYTITAENAATCESVSSSFTYDGDTQLAAPAVPTVVVTSEDCTQDASNVVSNYDTNLTYSSTPTGLVVGAGGVITGGTTGTSYTITAENAATCESVSSSFTYDGDTQLAAPAVPTVVVTSEDCTQDASNVVSNYDANLTYSSTPTGLVVGAGGVITGGTTGTSYTITAENAATCESVSSSFTYDGDTQLAAPAVPTVVVTSEDCTQDASNVVSNYDANLTYSSTPTGLVVGAGGVITGGTTGTSYTITAENAATCESVSSSFTYDGDTQLAAPAVPTVVVTSEDCTQDASNVVSNYDTNLTYSSTPTGLVVGAGGVITGGTTGTSYTITAENAATCESVSSSFTYDGDTQLAAPAVPTVVVTSEDCTQDASNVVSNYDTNLTYSSTPTGLVVGAGGVITGGTTGTSYTITAENAATCESVSSSFTYDGDTQLAAPAVPTVVVTSEDCTQDASNVVSNYDANLTYSSTPTGLVVGAGGVITGGTTGTSYTITAENAATCESVSSSFTYDGDTQLAAPAVPTVVVTSEDCTQDASNVVSNYDTNLTYSSTPTGLVVGAGGVITGGTTGTSYTITAENAATCESVSSSFTYDGDTQLAAPAVPTVVVTSEDCTQDASNVVSNYDANLTYSSTPTGLVVGAGGVITGGTTGTSYTITAENAATCESVSSSFTYDGDTQLAAPAVPTVVVTSEDCTQDASNVVSNYDANLTYSSTPTGLVVGAGGVITGGTTGTSYTITAENAATCESVSSSFTYDGDTQLAAPAVPTVVVTSEDCTQDASNVVSNYDANLTYSSTPTGLVVGAGGVITGGTTGTSYTITAENAATCESVSSSFTYDGDTQLAAPAVPTVVVTSEDCTQDASNVVSNYDANLTYSSTPTGLVVGAGGVITGGTTGTSYTITAENAATCESVSSSFTYDGDTQLAAPAVPTVVVTSEDCTQDASNVVSNYDTNLTYSSTPTGLVVGAGGVITGGTTGTSYTITAENAATCESVSSSFTYDGDTQLAAPAVPTVVVTSEDCTQDASNVVSNYDANLTYSSTPTGLVVGAGGVITGGTTGTSYTITAENAATCESVSSSFTYDGDTQLAAPAVPTVVVTSEDCTQDASNVVSNYDTNLTYSSTPSRISCRCWRSNYRRYYRYILYDYS, from the coding sequence ATGAGAAAAATTACTCTTAATACGTTTTTAATAAAACCACTCTTGGTTGTTTTATTTTTTCTTGCTCAAGTCTCAGGTACTGCTCAGACCACGCGTGCTACTTATGAGGATCAGTTTAATACCGTATCTTACCTTAATGATGACGGCGTAATACCCTTTAGTTCACAATGGTTTGAAGATAATGAAAATACTAATCCACAAACAGATCCAACCACCGGAAGAATTCAAGTAGTAGGAGGGCAATTGAGATTTAGGAATTTAGATGATAGAAGTATTTACAGATTTTTAGATTTAAGTTGGGTTCCTCCAACAGCCACTGTTACTTTAACCTTTGATTATGATGCTTTAAATAGAGGAAATGAGGGCATAGATGTATGGTTATTTAATAACTCAACGGGCAATTATGATTTAGTAAGTGCAATTAATACCAATACAACTGGTTCAAGGTCGATTACACTCACACCAGGTCAGATATCTAGTAATTCTGAAATATGGTTTTTTCCAGATGACACAAATTGGCAGAACAATGACGAAATATTTATTGACAATGTAAAATTTACCATTACAGACACAGAGCAAGATGCTTGTGCATCTGTTCCAGCTTCGATAAGCAATCCAGATGGAGATGCGGTTTCTGAGGTTTGTACAAACACGTATGACCTAGATGAAGATAATGATGGAATTTTAGATAGTGACGAATTTGGTATTTGTAATAACAGTTCGTCAGTATTAGATTGGAGTGCAAACTATACTTCAGGAGGGGCAGCAAGACAATTAGGTGATGACCCTGTTGTAGTAAATCCTACTGCTACTGCAGATGGAGTAAATGTATATTTATCCCGTACTGTGAGTTCCAATATTGATGGTTTTGTCTATAAAATTAACGATGAATACTCATCAGGAGCCTATACGCTCTTCCAAGAGGCGAAGAACGGAGGTAGCTCTTCACATACTTTTGAATTTAGTCAACCAGTGTATAACCTAGGGTTTACAGTGTTCGATGTTGATAGGGATGCTGGAAATACAACTTTTATTGACGAGATTCGAATTATTTTAACAGAGCACGATGGTTCTACACACACGCTCTCTGCTGCTGAGTATACGACAAATGGGCAGACGTACACCTCTCCTAATACTTTTGAAGGTACTACCGCAAGTTTAAATCAATCTTTTTCCCTTAACGGTGTTCAAGCTTGGATCTCTAAAATGGAGATTATATACAGCAACCTATCCACTGCTCCTGCATCTAGACAAAATCAAGCAGCTGCAATAAGTGATTTTACTTTTTGTAAAGCGGTTGATACCGATGGGGATGGAACTCCAGATTATTTGGATACAGATAGTGATAACGATGGGTGTGCAGATGCTGTAGAAGCAAATGGAAATTTTACAACCTCAGACCTAACTTCCTCAAATAATCTAGCAGATACTAATGAAGGAACTGTTAATTCTAATGGTGTTCCGACAAATACAGGTAGTCCCCAAACGACCAATAGTGATGTAATTACAAATGGTCCTGATGCTGATAATGATGGAATAGCAGATGCCTGTGATCCTTTTGTAGATATGGATTCAGATCAAGATGGTGTATTTGATATTGCCGATCTTGATGACGATAATGATGGGATTTTAGATACCGAAGAACTAAGTTGTAACGAATCACTTACTTATGAGTATTATGATGGTACTCCTTCTGGGAACACGGTTAACAATATACCTTCTTCCGGAGCAGATGAGACAGGTACTTTCCCTTCCTTAGATGTAGATGCTTTGATAGCTTCAATAGGAGCAACTAATGATACGTATGGACTCAGGTTTAAGGGGTATTTTAATATCACTACCGCAGGAACATATACGTTTTACTTGTCTTCTGATGATGGATCTAAGCTGTCTATCGACAGTGCTCAAATTGTTATTAATGATGGTCTTCATGCAGTAACCACAGTTGCTGGAAATAAATACTTAGAAGCGGGTCTTCATGCCATTGAAATTTTATTTTTTGAAAACACTGGAGGTGAATCTTTGCAGGTTGAATACGAACTGCCATCAACTATTGCTAGACAAAATGTTCCTTTTTCTAACTTGTACTGTTTCTTAGATTCTGATAATGATGGTACGCCAGATCATTTAGATACAGATAGTGACAATGATGGGTGTCCAGATGCGGTAGAAGGGGATGAAAATGTACAACTAAGTCAATTGTCTGCCGAAAGAATTCCTGGTGCTGTCGATGCAGATGGAGTGCCTAATGCTGTGAATTCTGGTGGCGCTTCAGATGTTGGTGGAGATCAAGGTCAAGGTAGTACATCAGATGTTATTACGCCACTCAATGCTGGTGTTTTGAGTGGAGGGTCTGAGGTTTGTGTTGAAGACACCTTGCAGCTGAGCTCTAATGGTGATGCTGGAGGAAGTTGGAGTAGTTCAGATGATGCTATTGCTACTATAAACTCTTCAGGATTAGTGTCGGGTATAGATGCTGGTTCAGTTACTATTACCTATACTGTGGGATCAGGAGGGTGTGAAGATTCTTCTACTATTGATATTCTGGTAAATGCATTACCAACAGCTGCTACAGTATCTAGCAACAGTCCTGTATGTTCAGGCGATGCTGCTGTCTTTACGATAGGTGGTGACGCAGGAGATGTGGTAAGTTATACCATTGATGGAGGAGCAGTCACAACAGCGACTATTGAAGCTGATGGTGATGTTGATGTAACGATTACTGGAGTCACTATCGATACTAGGATAGACTTAACCAATGTAAATGATGGTACTTGTGACCGTGACTTAACAGTAAGCACTACGGTAACGGTCAATACGTTACCAGCGGTTCCAACTGTAGTAGTCACTTCAGAGGATTGTACTCAGGATGCGAGTAATGTAGTAAGTAACTACGATACTAACTTAACGTATAGTTCAACTCCAGCAGGATTAGTTGTAGGTGCTGGCGGAGTAATTACAGGAGGTACTACAGGTACATCTTATACGATTACAGCTGAAAACGCAGCTACATGTGAGAGTGTTTCTTCAAGTTTCACCTACGATGGTGATACGCAGCTTGCCGCTCCAGTGGTTCCAACTGTAGTAGTCACTTCAGAGGATTGTACTCAGGATGCGAGTAATGTAGTAAGTAACTACGATACTAACTTAACTTATAGTTCAACTCCAGCAGGATTAGTTGTAGGTGCTGGCGGAGTAATTACAGGAGGTACTACAGGTACATCTTATACGATTACAGCTGAAAACGCAGCTACATGTGAGAGTGTTTCTTCAAGTTTCACCTACGATGGTGATACGCAGCTTGCCGCTCCAGCGGTTCCAACTGTAGTAGTCACTTCAGAGGATTGTACTCAGGATGCGAGTAATGTAGTAAGTAACTACGATACTAACTTAACTTATAGTTCAACTCCAGCAGGATTAGTTGTAGGTGCTGGCGGAGTAATTACAGGAGGTACTACAGATACATCTTATACGATTACAGCTGAAAACGCAGCTACATGTGAGAGTGTTTCTTCAAGCTTCACCTACGATGGTGATACGCAGCTTGCCGCTCCAGCGGTTCCAACTGTAGTAGTCACTTCAGAGGATTGTACTCAGGATGCGAGTAATGTAGTAAGTAACTACGATACTAACTTAACTTATAGTTCAACTCCAACAGGATTAGTTGTAGGTGCTGGCGGAGTAATTACAGGAGGTACTACAGGTACATCTTATACGATTACAGCTGAAAACGCAGCTACATGTGAGAGTGTTTCTTCAAGCTTCACCTACGATGGTGATACGCAGCTTGCCGCTCCAGCGGTTCCAACTGTAGTAGTCACTTCAGAGGATTGTACTCAGGATGCGAGTAATGTAGTAAGTAACTACGATGCTAACTTAACTTATAGTTCAACTCCAACAGGATTAGTTGTAGGTGCTGGCGGAGTAATTACAGGAGGTACTACAGGTACATCTTATACGATTACAGCTGAAAACGCAGCTACATGTGAGAGTGTTTCTTCAAGTTTCACCTACGATGGTGATACGCAGCTTGCCGCTCCAGCGGTTCCAACTGTAGTAGTCACTTCAGAGGATTGTACTCAGGATGCGAGTAATGTAGTAAGTAACTACGATGCTAACTTAACGTATAGTTCAACTCCAACAGGATTAGTTGTAGGTGCTGGCGGAGTAATTACAGGAGGTACTACAGGTACATCTTATACGATTACAGCTGAAAACGCAGCTACATGTGAGAGTGTTTCTTCAAGTTTCACCTACGATGGTGATACGCAGCTTGCCGCTCCAGCGGTTCCAACTGTAGTAGTCACTTCAGAGGATTGTACTCAGGATGCGAGTAATGTAGTAAGTAACTACGATACTAACTTAACGTATAGTTCAACTCCAGCAGGATTAGTTGTAGGTGCTGGCGGAGTAATTACAGGAGGTACTACAGGTACATCTTATACGATTACAGCTGAAAACGCAGCTACATGTGAGAGTGTTTCTTCAAGTTTCACCTACGATGGTGATACGCAGCTTGCCGCTCCAGCGGTTCCAACTGTAGTAGTCACTTCAGAGGATTGTACTCAGGATGCGAGTAATGTAGTAAGTAACTACGATGCTAACTTAACGTATAGTTCAACTCCAACAGGATTAGTTGTAGGTGCTGGCGGAGTAATTACAGGAGGTACTACAGGTACATCTTATACGATTACAGCTGAAAACGCAGCTACATGTGAGAGTGTTTCTTCAAGTTTCACCTACGATGGTGATACGCAGCTTGCCGCTCCAGCGGTTCCAACTGTAGTAGTCACTTCAGAGGATTGTACTCAGGATGCGAGTAATGTAGTAAGTAACTACGATACTAACTTAACGTATAGTTCAACTCCAACAGGATTAGTTGTAGGTGCTGGCGGAGTAATTACAGGAGGTACTACAGGTACATCTTATACGATTACAGCTGAAAACGCAGCTACATGTGAGAGTGTTTCTTCAAGTTTCACCTACGATGGTGATACGCAGCTTGCCGCTCCAGCGGTTCCAACTGTAGTAGTCACTTCAGAGGATTGTACTCAGGATGCGAGTAATGTAGTAAGTAACTACGATGCTAACTTAACGTATAGTTCAACTCCAACAGGATTAGTTGTAGGTGCTGGCGGAGTAATTACAGGAGGTACTACAGGTACATCTTATACGATTACAGCTGAAAACGCAGCTACATGTGAGAGTGTTTCTTCAAGTTTCACCTACGATGGTGATACGCAGCTTGCCGCTCCAGCGGTTCCAACTGTAGTAGTCACTTCAGAGGATTGTACTCAGGATGCGAGTAATGTAGTAAGTAACTACGATGCTAACTTAACGTATAGTTCAACTCCAACAGGATTAGTTGTAGGTGCTGGCGGAGTAATTACAGGAGGTACTACAGGTACATCTTATACGATTACAGCTGAAAACGCAGCTACATGTGAGAGTGTTTCTTCAAGTTTCACCTACGATGGTGATACGCAGCTTGCCGCTCCAGCGGTTCCAACTGTAGTAGTCACTTCAGAGGATTGTACTCAGGATGCGAGTAATGTAGTAAGTAACTACGATACTAACTTAACTTATAGTTCAACTCCAACAGGATTAGTTGTAGGTGCTGGCGGAGTAATTACAGGAGGTACTACAGGTACATCTTATACGATTACAGCTGAAAACGCAGCTACATGTGAGAGTGTTTCTTCAAGTTTCACCTACGATGGTGATACGCAGCTTGCCGCTCCAGCGGTTCCAACTGTAGTAGTCACTTCAGAGGATTGTACTCAGGATGCGAGTAATGTAGTAAGTAACTACGATACTAACTTAACTTATAGTTCAACTCCAACAGGATTAGTTGTAGGTGCTGGCGGAGTAATTACAGGAGGTACTACAGGTACATCTTATACGATTACAGCTGAAAACGCAGCTACATGTGAGAGTGTTTCTTCAAGTTTCACCTACGATGGTGATACGCAGCTTGCCGCTCCAGCGGTTCCAACTGTAGTAGTCACTTCAGAGGATTGTACTCAGGATGCGAGTAATGTAGTAAGTAACTACGATGCTAACTTAACGTATAGTTCAACTCCAACAGGATTAGTTGTAGGTGCTGGCGGAGTAATTACAGGAGGTACTACAGGTACATCTTATACGATTACAGCTGAAAACGCAGCTACATGTGAGAGTGTTTCTTCAAGTTTCACCTACGATGGTGATACGCAGCTTGCCGCTCCAGCGGTTCCAACTGTAGTAGTCACTTCAGAGGATTGTACTCAGGATGCGAGTAATGTAGTAAGTAACTACGATACTAACTTAACTTATAGTTCAACTCCAACAGGATTAGTTGTAGGTGCTGGCGGAGTAATTACAGGAGGTACTACAGGTACATCTTATACGATTACAGCTGAAAACGCAGCTACATGTGAGAGTGTTTCTTCAAGCTTCACCTACGATGGTGATACGCAGCTTGCCGCTCCAGCGGTTCCAACTGTAGTAGTCACTTCAGAGGATTGTACTCAGGATGCGAGTAATGTAGTAAGTAACTACGATGCTAACTTAACGTATAGTTCAACTCCAACAGGATTAGTTGTAGGTGCTGGCGGAGTAATTACAGGAGGTACTACAGGTACATCTTATACGATTACAGCTGAAAACGCAGCTACATGTGAGAGTGTTTCTTCAAGCTTCACCTACGATGGTGATACGCAGCTTGCCGCTCCAGCGGTTCCAACTGTAGTAGTCACTTCAGAGGATTGTACTCAGGATGCGAGTAATGTAGTAAGTAACTACGATGCTAACTTAACTTATAGTTCAACTCCAACAGGATTAGTTGTAGGTGCTGGCGGAGTAATTACAGGAGGTACTACAGGTACATCTTATACGATTACAGCTGAAAACGCAGCTACATGTGAGAGTGTTTCTTCAAGTTTCACCTACGATGGTGATACGCAGCTTGCCGCTCCAGCGGTTCCAACTGTAGTAGTCACTTCAGAGGATTGTACTCAGGATGCGAGTAATGTAGTAAGTAACTACGATGCTAACTTAACGTATAGTTCAACTCCAACAGGATTAGTTGTAGGTGCTGGCGGAGTAATTACAGGAGGTACTACAGGTACATCTTATACGATTACAGCTGAAAACGCAGCTACATGTGAGAGTGTTTCTTCAAGTTTCACCTACGATGGTGATACGCAGCTTGCCGCTCCAGCGGTTCCAACTGTAGTAGTCACTTCAGAGGATTGTACTCAGGATGCGAGTAATGTAGTAAGTAACTACGATGCTAACTTAACGTATAGTTCAACTCCAACAGGATTAGTTGTAGGTGCTGGCGGAGTAATTACAGGAGGTACTACAGGTACATCTTATACGATTACAGCTGAAAACGCAGCTACATGTGAGAGTGTTTCTTCAAGTTTCACCTACGATGGTGATACGCAGCTTGCCGCTCCAGCGGTTCCAACTGTAGTAGTCACTTCAGAGGATTGTACTCAGGATGCGAGTAATGTAGTAAGTAACTACGATACTAACTTAACTTATAGTTCAACTCCAACAGGATTAGTTGTAGGTGCTGGCGGAGTAATTACAGGAGGTACTACAGGTACATCTTATACGATTACAGCTGAAAACGCAGCTACATGTGAGAGTGTTTCTTCAAGTTTCACCTACGATGGTGATACGCAGCTTGCCGCTCCAGCGGTTCCAACTGTAGTAGTCACTTCAGAGGATTGTACTCAGGATGCGAGTAATGTAGTAAGTAACTACGATGCTAACTTAACGTATAGTTCAACTCCAACAGGATTAGTTGTAGGTGCTGGCGGAGTAATTACAGGAGGTACTACAGGTACATCTTATACGATTACAGCTGAAAACGCAGCTACATGTGAGAGTGTTTCTTCAAGTTTCACCTACGATGGTGATACGCAGCTTGCCGCTCCAGCGGTTCCAACTGTAGTAGTCACTTCAGAGGATTGTACTCAGGATGCGAGTAATGTAGTAAGTAACTACGATACTAACTTAACTTATAGTTCAACTCCAAGCAGGATTAGTTGTAGGTGCTGGCGGAGTAATTACAGGAGGTACTACAGATACATCTTATACGATTACAGCTGA